Proteins encoded by one window of Lathyrus oleraceus cultivar Zhongwan6 chromosome 1, CAAS_Psat_ZW6_1.0, whole genome shotgun sequence:
- the LOC127108275 gene encoding uncharacterized protein LOC127108275 produces MTLDQDQSSCKTKVRLGQVCQTNIKDSGPKSGYDTGIAKRLKNRKGQVVGSSNIPSKSVRKKANVGPTERRSKDIISTSRKQAFGKRIPANIPEVPLNNVFFHSVENVEKWKYVYQRRLALERELGKDAFECKEVLSLIQEVGLMKTVTGFGKCYEMLVKEFIMNISKDCDNKRRKEFRKVYVRGRCVDFFPEIINRFLGRNEEEQAEIEVSYNVICKEITAKQVKEWPRKGKLSASALSVKYVVLHRIGAANGVPTNHSFNIATRLGKFIYIVGTKSNFDFGSYVFYQTMKHVASYAVKMPIDFPSFICGVILSQHPIILINSDSTCKRGPHLSLHYRLFTRRHVPYIVMTYGHTFSSSTDRTSILTKMKDTCKTLDETIKSCTEMKCKLEMFIKALSEEEGGKKADGTDEEEDNEDKTITSDEEET; encoded by the exons ATGACTTTAgaccaagaccaatcctcatGTAAAACCAAAGTTAGGTTAGGCCAAGTATgccaaacaaacatcaaagattctggaccaaaatcggggtatgacactgGCATAGCTAAAAGGTTGAAGAATAGGAAAGGTCAAGTTGTTGGGTCCTCCAACATTCCCTCCAAATCTGTCAGGAAGAAGGCTAATGTCGGTCCCACTGAAAGACGGAGCAAG GACATCATATCCACTTCCCGAAAGCAAGCTTTTGGGAAGAGGATTCCAGCCAACATTCCTGAAGTTCCACTTAACAACGTCTTTTTTCACTCTGTTGAAAATGTTGAAAAATGGAAATATGTTTATCAAAGAAGGTTAGCATTAGAAAGGGAATTGGGGAAGGATGCTTTTGAATGTAAAGAGGTGTTGAGTCTGATTCAAGAAGTTGGTCTGATGAAAACTGTAACAGGTTTTGGGAAGTGCTATGAAATGCTGGTCAAAGAATTTATTATGAACATATCCAAAGATTGTGACAACAAAAGGAGAAAGGAATTCAGAAAAGTGTATGTCAGAGGAAGATGTGTGGATTTTTTCCCTGAAATAATCAACCGGTTCTTAGGAAGAAATGAAGAAGAACAAGCTGAAATTGAAGTCTCATACAATGTCATCTGCAAAGAGATCACTGCTAAGCAAGTAAAAGAATGGCCAAGGAAAGGAAAATTGTCTGCTAGTGCCTTGAGTGTCAAGTATGTTGTTCTCCATAGAATTGGAGCTGCTAATGGGGTGCCTACCAATCACTCCTTCAATATAGCTACTAGGCTAGGTAAGTTCATCTATATTGTTGGGACCAAGTCAAATTTTGATTTTGGGTCTTATGTTTTTTATCAGACTATGAAACATGTTGCATCTTATGCTGTAAAAATGCCAATAGATTTTCCCTCTTTCATTTGTGGAGTTATCCTGAGTCAACACCCCATCATATTGATCAATTCTGATAGTACTTGCAAAAGGGGCCCTCATCTCTCATTGCATTATAGACTATTCACTAGGAGACATGTCCCATACATTGTCATGACATATGGACATACTTTTTCAAGTTCCACTGACAGAACAAGCATTCTTACTAAGATGAAAGACACCTGCAAGACTTTGGATGAGACTATAAAGAGTTGTACTGAAATGAAATGCAAACTTGAAATGTTTATTAAGGCTCTTTCGGAAGAGGAAGGTGGTAAGAAAGCTGATGGAACTGATGAGGAAGAGGATAATGAAGACAAAACTATTACTAGTGATGAGGAAGAGACTTGA